The Wolbachia endosymbiont of Spodoptera picta genome segment AAAAAGACGATCAGCAGTGTATTTGCAAGAGAAATTTTAGATAGCAGGGGTTACCCAACAATTGAGGTAGAAATAGAACTATGTGATGGAGCAACAGGTAGAGCCGCTGTCCCTTCTGGGGCTTCGACCGGTAAACTAGAAGCATTGGAGCTGAGAGATCAAGATGAAAAAAGGTATTGTGGTAAAGGAGTGCTGAAAGCTGTTCAATCTGTAAGTGGAGTGATAGCAAATAAAATCATTGGCATGGATGCAGCAAACCAGAGTGCAATTGATAAAGTTTTAATTGAACTAGATGGAACAAAAAATAAATCTAAACTTGGAGCAAATACAACTTTGGGTGTGTCTCTTGCTGTTGCAAAAGCAGCAGCAAACAGCTTTAAAATGCCGTTATATAAGTATTTGGGAGTAGGGGAAGAGCAGATGCCAGTTCCGCTAATTAACGTCATTAATGGTGGAGTACATGCAGATAATAAACTCGATTTTCAAGAATTTATGATTCTTCCGGTTGGTGCTGAAACTTTCAGTGAAGCAATCAGAATATCTGCAGAGGTATTTCATAACTTGCGCAGCATTCTTAAGAAAAAAGGTTATAGCACAAACGTAGGAGATGAAGGTGGTTTTGCACCAAACATTGGAAGCACTGAAGAAGCTCTTAATTTGATAATTCAGGCTGTTGAATCTGCCGGTTATTCGATGAAAAATCACTTTGCACTGGGTCTTGATGTTGCTGCATCTACTTTTTATGAAGATGGAGTTTATAAATTTGAAAACAGAGAACTCACTTCAGAGGAATTGGTTCAGTATTATTTTGACCTTGTAGGCAAATATCCAATAATTTCTATAGAAGATGCAATGAATGAAGACGACTATGAAGGTTGGAAATTACTTACTGTAAAACTTGGGAATAAAGTTCAATTGGTTGGAGATGATTTATTTGTTACAAATTGTGAACTAATAAGTAAAGGAATAGAGGAGAAAATGGCAAATGCTGTACTAATCAAGCCAAACCAGATAGGAACACTTACGGAAACTTTTGCTGCTATTGAAATGGCAAAATTAAATGGCTACAGGGCTATTATTTCTCACCGCTCAGGTGAAACAGAAGATACAACGATATCCCACATATCAGTTGCGTCGAATTGTGGGCAGATAAAGACTGGCTCGCTGTCGCGTTCTGATAGGCTTGCAAAGTATAATGAATTAATGAGAATAGAAAGTTCATTAGGAGAAAATGCTAAATATTATCGCGGGTTGGCATGGATTTCATAGATGAAGTTAAATTATATTTAAAAGCAGGTGATGGTGGCGATGGCTGTGCTAGTTTTCGTCGAGAAAAATTCGTTGAATTTGGTGGCCCAAACGGTGGTAATGGGGGCAGGGGAGGAGACATAATTTTCATCAGTGATGCAAATCTCAACACTTTGCTTAATTTTCGTTGTCGAAGACATATTAAAGCGAGTAGTGGAAAAAGTGGTACGAGTAGAGATAAATCTGGCACAGCAGGAAAAGATATTATACTTAAAGTTCCAGTTGGTACACAAATAATCGATGAAGAAAGTGAGGAAATAATAGTAGATCTTGATAAACCTGACATGGAATTTCAAGTAGTGAAAGGTGGAAAAGGTGGGCTTGGAAATACTAACTTTAAATCTGCTACTAATAGGGCACCAAGACATTTTACCCATGGTCAGCCCGGCGAAGAAAGAAATATAATATTGAAGCTAAAAGTTTTATCTGATGTTGGCATTATTGGTATGCCAAATGTAGGTAAATCTAAATTTTTAACCCGCTGCTCGAATTCTGATACGAAAGTAGGCGATTATGAATTTACTACTATAAGACCACATTTAGGTGTAGCAAAAGTGGATTATAGCGAAATTGTGATAGCAGATATTCCTGGAATAATCGCTGATGCTCATCTTGGAGTTGGGCTCGGACACAAATTTTTAAGGCACATAGAAAGGTGCAAAATTTTACTGCATTTAATTGATGTAACGCGCGATGACATTATTTCAGCTTATAATTGTACACATAATGAACTGAAGCTTTACAATAGCGATCTTATTGAAAAAGAGGAAATTGTAGTGTTAAATAAATGTGACTTATTGGAAGAAACAGAAATCCTTGAGAAAAGGAATCACCTAGCCGGTTTTCTTGATAGAGAAGTACTGTGCTTATCAATCGACGATGATTTACAGCCCATCTTGAGATTATTAAACGAGAAAGTGAAAACTAAGGAAATTGATGTATATGATCCTTTTAAGATGTGAATTTTTTATTTGACAATCAAAGTCTGGGTTCCAGTGGGTAATTTTCCACAGTTGTCTGCATTTTTTGTTCCACAACTTATCTTTTTTTCGGCTTGTGCCATTTCTCACACTGTCTCTTGCTTTCTTGAATTCAGAAATTCAATAGCTACAAAAGCATTTGAGTAGTTTTTTGTTAAGAATTAGGCATAGAATCCCCCATATTTATTAATAAAGA includes the following:
- the eno gene encoding phosphopyruvate hydratase, whose product is MMKKTISSVFAREILDSRGYPTIEVEIELCDGATGRAAVPSGASTGKLEALELRDQDEKRYCGKGVLKAVQSVSGVIANKIIGMDAANQSAIDKVLIELDGTKNKSKLGANTTLGVSLAVAKAAANSFKMPLYKYLGVGEEQMPVPLINVINGGVHADNKLDFQEFMILPVGAETFSEAIRISAEVFHNLRSILKKKGYSTNVGDEGGFAPNIGSTEEALNLIIQAVESAGYSMKNHFALGLDVAASTFYEDGVYKFENRELTSEELVQYYFDLVGKYPIISIEDAMNEDDYEGWKLLTVKLGNKVQLVGDDLFVTNCELISKGIEEKMANAVLIKPNQIGTLTETFAAIEMAKLNGYRAIISHRSGETEDTTISHISVASNCGQIKTGSLSRSDRLAKYNELMRIESSLGENAKYYRGLAWIS
- the cgtA gene encoding Obg family GTPase CgtA yields the protein MDFIDEVKLYLKAGDGGDGCASFRREKFVEFGGPNGGNGGRGGDIIFISDANLNTLLNFRCRRHIKASSGKSGTSRDKSGTAGKDIILKVPVGTQIIDEESEEIIVDLDKPDMEFQVVKGGKGGLGNTNFKSATNRAPRHFTHGQPGEERNIILKLKVLSDVGIIGMPNVGKSKFLTRCSNSDTKVGDYEFTTIRPHLGVAKVDYSEIVIADIPGIIADAHLGVGLGHKFLRHIERCKILLHLIDVTRDDIISAYNCTHNELKLYNSDLIEKEEIVVLNKCDLLEETEILEKRNHLAGFLDREVLCLSIDDDLQPILRLLNEKVKTKEIDVYDPFKM